In a single window of the Planctomycetia bacterium genome:
- the mutY gene encoding A/G-specific adenine glycosylase has product MPRLIDSTLAGRVRRNMLAWYDRNRRDLPWRKTTDPYRVWLSEMMLQQTQVATVIPYYERFCSNYPTVDRLAAADLRAVLKLWAGLGYYARARNMHRAAKMVVEQFDGRFPKTRDELRLLPGIGPYSAAAIASIAFGEKAAVVDGNVNRALARLFCLRGDTATTGGKKEIALYADALASDRRCGDFNQAMMELGATICTPGATAKCDQCPIRRDCRALADDCVASLPIKKKNTRMSRETHAVAAIRRGRRWLVVQRPESGLWGGLWELPTVIADGQPIRRIVRRLAADWTSTRCEPAATAFCDLDRQLTHKHIRFTGFVCDAETKVAPRPQKKGARWLAFDQLRALPMSTAMLAVVDALEASETNGRSNAATSRRASSGHPARSR; this is encoded by the coding sequence ATGCCCCGCTTGATTGATTCTACGCTCGCCGGACGCGTTCGTCGGAACATGCTTGCATGGTACGACCGGAATCGGCGCGACCTTCCCTGGCGAAAAACGACCGATCCCTATCGCGTCTGGCTGAGCGAGATGATGCTCCAGCAGACGCAGGTCGCGACGGTCATTCCGTACTACGAGCGATTTTGCTCAAACTATCCGACCGTCGATCGGCTCGCCGCGGCAGACCTGCGCGCCGTGCTCAAGCTCTGGGCGGGGCTGGGATACTATGCCCGAGCGAGGAACATGCATCGCGCCGCGAAGATGGTCGTCGAACAATTTGACGGGCGATTTCCGAAGACACGAGATGAACTGAGACTACTCCCGGGCATCGGGCCGTATAGTGCCGCGGCGATTGCATCCATTGCGTTTGGGGAGAAGGCGGCCGTCGTGGATGGAAACGTCAACCGGGCGCTCGCGCGGCTCTTCTGCCTGCGCGGCGACACGGCGACGACAGGCGGCAAGAAGGAGATCGCGCTGTACGCGGATGCGCTGGCCTCCGATCGGCGCTGCGGGGACTTCAACCAGGCCATGATGGAACTGGGGGCGACGATCTGCACGCCCGGCGCGACTGCGAAATGCGATCAATGCCCCATCCGGCGCGACTGCCGGGCGCTGGCCGACGATTGCGTGGCATCTCTGCCGATCAAGAAAAAGAATACCCGCATGAGCCGCGAGACACACGCGGTGGCGGCAATTCGTCGCGGCAGGCGTTGGCTTGTCGTGCAGCGGCCGGAAAGCGGCTTGTGGGGTGGGCTGTGGGAGCTTCCGACGGTGATTGCGGACGGTCAGCCGATCAGGCGCATCGTCCGGCGACTGGCGGCTGACTGGACATCGACGCGCTGTGAACCCGCGGCGACGGCGTTTTGTGATCTCGACCGTCAGCTGACGCACAAGCACATTCGCTTCACCGGATTCGTCTGTGATGCGGAGACGAAGGTTGCGCCAAGGCCTCAAAAAAAGGGGGCGCGGTGGCTGGCTTTCGACCAGCTCCGCGCCCTGCCTATGTCCACTGCCATGCTGGCCGTCGTCGATGCGCTTGAAGCGTCGGAGACAAACGGCCGATCAAATGCGGCTACTTCCCGCCGAGCATCTTCGGGGCATCCGGCCCGCTCGCGGTGA
- a CDS encoding ATP-dependent helicase produces the protein MTPEWLDTLNPAQREAVTHGDGPLLVVAGAGTGKTKTLACRVAYLVHQGVSPERIMLLTFTRRAAAEMVRRAEEMTGQNSTGCVWGGTFHAVANRLLRIYGNAMAIPGDFTVMDQSDAADLMGMIRTELGVTKSDRRFPRKETLVSIYSRTVNSQEKLDRVLMRQFPWCRDEIETIAKIFESYTRRKRDSHVFDYDDLLLVWNALCDAPGAGEAMGDRFDHVLVDEYQDTNAIQSQILLRLRRTRKNIMVVGDDAQSIYSFRAATVRNILDFPAQFPGTRMVTLEQNYRSTQPILAASNAVMDQAKERFTKNLRSDRISHQRPVLITCLDEQRQCKSVCRKILMHLEQGIPLMRQAVLFRAGHHSDQLEVELARRKIPFHKFGGLKFVEAAHVKDMLAFLRILENPFDELSWYRILLMLEGVGPKSAQRIIGELGVRRSGAPAPAGPSPLLRLFFKPPVAPPSAREQWAELRVALADCCGIDLAAPPPAENLDTAMSSRRIEPPLVSQIERLRRFYEPIFEKRYENPTIRLRDIEQLEQIASTYRSRASFVTDLTLDPPTSTSDLAGPPFLEEDWLTLSTIHSAKGCEWDVVHIIHAADGMIPSDMALSDEAGEEEERRLLYVAMTRARDWLYVYFPIRYYHRKHARGDAHSLAQLSRYLSPTVRRYFQEMPADGDVTAFVDARERGLTDVDDAVQRLWSDEISS, from the coding sequence ATGACGCCGGAATGGCTGGACACCCTGAACCCCGCTCAGCGCGAGGCCGTGACACACGGCGATGGGCCGCTTCTTGTCGTCGCGGGGGCCGGTACGGGGAAGACCAAGACGCTCGCCTGCCGCGTGGCTTATCTCGTTCATCAGGGCGTTTCGCCGGAGCGGATCATGCTGCTCACGTTTACCCGCCGGGCGGCCGCCGAGATGGTCCGCCGGGCCGAGGAGATGACGGGGCAGAACTCCACCGGGTGCGTCTGGGGCGGAACATTTCACGCGGTGGCGAACCGGCTGCTGCGTATTTATGGAAACGCGATGGCGATCCCGGGCGACTTTACGGTGATGGATCAATCCGACGCGGCGGACCTGATGGGGATGATTCGCACCGAGCTCGGCGTGACGAAGAGCGATCGGCGGTTTCCCCGAAAGGAGACGCTGGTCTCGATTTATTCGCGCACGGTCAATTCGCAGGAGAAGCTCGATCGGGTGTTGATGCGGCAGTTTCCGTGGTGCCGTGACGAGATCGAGACGATCGCGAAGATCTTTGAGTCGTACACGCGGCGCAAGCGGGATAGCCACGTCTTCGACTACGACGATTTGCTGCTTGTGTGGAACGCGCTTTGCGATGCGCCCGGGGCGGGCGAGGCGATGGGCGATCGGTTCGATCATGTGCTCGTCGATGAATATCAGGATACGAACGCCATTCAGAGCCAGATTCTGCTGCGACTGAGGCGAACGCGGAAGAACATCATGGTGGTCGGCGATGATGCGCAGTCGATCTACTCGTTTCGCGCGGCGACGGTCCGGAACATTCTGGACTTTCCTGCGCAATTCCCGGGAACGCGGATGGTGACGCTGGAGCAGAATTACCGCTCGACGCAGCCGATCCTCGCGGCATCGAACGCGGTGATGGATCAGGCGAAGGAGCGATTCACGAAGAACCTGCGGTCGGATCGCATCTCGCATCAGAGGCCGGTACTTATCACGTGCCTCGACGAGCAGCGGCAGTGCAAGAGCGTTTGCCGGAAGATACTCATGCATCTTGAGCAGGGTATTCCATTGATGCGGCAGGCGGTCCTGTTTCGCGCGGGGCATCACAGCGATCAGCTTGAAGTCGAGCTGGCGCGGAGGAAAATTCCGTTTCACAAGTTCGGCGGTTTGAAGTTCGTCGAGGCGGCGCACGTCAAGGACATGCTCGCATTTCTGCGGATTCTGGAGAATCCGTTCGATGAGCTGTCGTGGTATCGCATTTTGTTGATGCTCGAAGGCGTCGGGCCGAAGTCGGCGCAGCGGATCATCGGCGAGCTCGGGGTGCGACGAAGCGGCGCGCCGGCGCCTGCCGGGCCATCGCCGCTACTGAGGCTTTTCTTCAAGCCACCGGTCGCGCCGCCATCGGCGCGGGAGCAGTGGGCCGAGCTGCGCGTCGCGCTCGCCGACTGCTGCGGGATCGACCTTGCCGCGCCGCCGCCGGCGGAGAACCTCGACACGGCGATGTCTTCGCGTCGCATCGAACCGCCGCTGGTCAGCCAGATCGAACGGCTTCGCCGATTTTATGAGCCGATTTTTGAGAAGCGTTACGAGAACCCGACGATCCGTTTGCGCGACATCGAGCAATTGGAGCAGATCGCGTCAACCTATCGCTCACGGGCCAGCTTCGTGACTGACTTGACGCTCGATCCGCCGACGAGCACGAGCGATCTTGCCGGTCCGCCGTTTCTGGAGGAGGACTGGTTGACGCTGAGCACGATTCACTCGGCGAAGGGATGCGAGTGGGATGTGGTGCATATCATCCATGCGGCTGACGGCATGATTCCGTCGGACATGGCGCTTTCCGATGAGGCGGGCGAGGAAGAGGAGCGGCGACTGCTGTATGTCGCGATGACGCGGGCCAGGGATTGGCTGTACGTTTATTTCCCGATTCGCTACTACCATCGCAAGCACGCCAGGGGCGATGCGCATAGTCTTGCGCAGCTCTCGCGATACTTGTCGCCGACGGTTCGGCGGTACTTTCAGGAGATGCCCGCGGACGGGGATGTGACGGCCTTCGTTGATGCCCGGGAGCGCGGGCTGACGGACGTGGACGATGCCGTTCAGCGCTTGTGGTCGGACGAGATTTCGTCCTGA
- a CDS encoding cob(I)yrinic acid a,c-diamide adenosyltransferase, with translation MKLYTKRGDDGKTSLFDGSEVSKDHARVEAYGSIDELNAFLGVVAAVASERPPFAADRKFADRVRLIQAELFQLGADLATPEDANKRDKVPNITEAESKRLEGWIDEACAASPPLTSFVLPGGDLLAAQLHVCRTVCRRAERCVVTLAETVQFNRQIIIYLNRLSDLLFAWARWANSIAGVADVPWVNPKG, from the coding sequence TTGAAGCTCTACACAAAACGCGGCGACGACGGAAAGACCTCTCTCTTCGACGGCAGCGAAGTCTCCAAGGACCATGCCCGCGTCGAAGCGTATGGTTCGATCGACGAACTCAACGCATTCCTCGGCGTCGTTGCGGCCGTGGCGAGCGAGCGCCCGCCCTTCGCCGCCGATCGAAAGTTTGCCGATCGCGTTCGATTGATTCAGGCCGAGCTGTTTCAACTAGGCGCCGACCTCGCCACGCCTGAGGACGCAAACAAGCGCGACAAGGTGCCGAATATCACCGAGGCGGAGTCGAAACGATTGGAAGGCTGGATCGACGAGGCCTGCGCCGCATCGCCGCCGCTCACCAGCTTCGTTCTGCCCGGCGGAGACCTGCTCGCGGCGCAGCTCCACGTCTGCCGGACCGTCTGCCGCCGCGCCGAACGCTGCGTCGTCACGCTTGCGGAAACCGTGCAGTTCAACCGGCAGATCATCATTTATCTGAACCGGCTCAGTGACCTCCTCTTTGCCTGGGCCCGCTGGGCCAACAGCATCGCCGGTGTCGCGGACGTGCCCTGGGTGAACCCGAAGGGGTAA
- a CDS encoding cytochrome C: MPRPRVLFCMIFMAAAICAPAARAFQTPAEYPSGSQCVVCHQNVEWIRDPSSEMMRRIMTIGRDSGDPAGCVVCHGGDPQATTAEAAHAGKSFYPDPSSPWINANTCGQCHERHVSTQWTSLMMTEAGKIQGTAWAFGGLEGYEHKWGNYDVTNPEDPHARIGTDVYRAYMEALSKKEPQVFPNALTQLPAAPTDMDRLASNPQEAAFTYIRDQCNRCHWAVQGRQVRGDYRGMGCSACHLPYGVEGFYEGADESIPKDKPGHPLVHSIQATREAKVTINDHTYSGIPVETCAVCHNRGKRIGVSYQGLMESAYSSPYTEGGGGQLPLHTKHYISLQDDVHNQKGMLCQDCHTSNDVHSDGFLACTNLAAVEIECSDCHGTPEAYPWELPIGYMDEYDDHPPITGPPRGTAASLYPPLDQGTVHPAQDGYLLTARGNPLPGSVRRGNSVIVHTAAGKDIELKPLKLLMEEERLSKEAKLAMHGVSKHMQKMECYSCHATWTPQCYGCHVKIDYSGGKTGFDWTAAGHRHGQCDRNGAGETQYELPIPGETTEERSFLRWEDPALGVNGEGRVTPIVPGCQVAVTVVGEDGKDIIRNKIFRAEPFAEGAGAEGPIGVDTSPTQPHTIQKRARTCESCHLSDKALGYGIDGGRLTKPWDEAHYVDLTTADGHVLSKNARPQIEPIEGLVGDWSRVVTEDGQQIQTVGHHFKRDRPLNNEERANMSRQGLCVSCHTEIPEGSLAVSALHHAGEFVGLLPKNAEAHSTLVHKSILTAAWAQVLAPVALLTAGIVVIARLRRRRRLRTAASEIKEG; the protein is encoded by the coding sequence TTGCCGCGACCACGTGTTTTATTTTGCATGATCTTCATGGCGGCGGCGATCTGCGCGCCGGCGGCAAGGGCCTTCCAGACGCCGGCTGAGTATCCATCCGGTTCGCAGTGCGTCGTCTGCCATCAGAACGTCGAATGGATCCGCGACCCAAGCAGCGAGATGATGCGGCGGATCATGACGATCGGCCGCGATTCCGGCGACCCGGCCGGATGTGTGGTGTGCCACGGCGGCGACCCTCAGGCGACGACGGCCGAGGCGGCGCACGCGGGCAAGAGCTTTTACCCCGACCCGAGCAGCCCGTGGATTAATGCGAACACGTGCGGGCAATGTCACGAGCGTCATGTATCGACGCAGTGGACGAGCCTGATGATGACCGAGGCGGGCAAGATTCAGGGGACGGCATGGGCCTTCGGCGGTTTGGAGGGATACGAGCACAAGTGGGGCAATTACGACGTCACCAACCCGGAGGACCCGCATGCGCGGATCGGGACGGACGTCTATCGGGCGTACATGGAGGCACTGTCGAAGAAGGAGCCGCAGGTCTTTCCGAATGCGCTGACGCAACTGCCTGCCGCGCCGACGGACATGGATCGGCTGGCGTCGAATCCGCAGGAGGCGGCGTTTACGTATATCCGCGATCAGTGCAATCGGTGTCACTGGGCGGTGCAGGGGCGCCAGGTGCGCGGCGACTATCGCGGCATGGGGTGCTCGGCGTGTCACCTGCCGTATGGCGTGGAGGGGTTTTACGAAGGGGCGGACGAGTCGATCCCCAAAGACAAGCCGGGCCATCCGCTGGTGCACAGCATTCAGGCGACGCGCGAGGCAAAGGTCACGATCAACGATCACACATATAGCGGCATCCCTGTTGAGACGTGCGCGGTGTGTCACAATCGCGGGAAGCGGATCGGCGTTTCCTATCAAGGGTTGATGGAGAGCGCGTATTCATCGCCGTACACCGAGGGCGGCGGCGGCCAGCTTCCGCTGCACACCAAGCATTACATCAGCCTTCAGGATGACGTTCACAATCAGAAAGGCATGCTCTGCCAGGATTGTCATACTTCGAACGACGTGCACAGCGACGGGTTTCTCGCGTGTACGAATCTCGCGGCGGTGGAGATTGAGTGCTCGGATTGCCATGGGACGCCGGAGGCGTATCCGTGGGAATTGCCCATCGGATACATGGATGAGTATGACGACCATCCGCCGATCACGGGCCCGCCGCGCGGGACGGCTGCTTCGTTGTATCCGCCGCTCGATCAGGGGACGGTCCATCCGGCGCAGGATGGGTATCTGCTGACGGCGCGGGGCAATCCGCTGCCGGGCTCGGTGCGGAGAGGAAACAGCGTCATCGTTCACACCGCCGCCGGGAAGGACATCGAGCTTAAACCGTTGAAGCTGCTGATGGAGGAGGAGCGGCTTTCGAAAGAGGCGAAGCTTGCCATGCACGGTGTCTCCAAGCATATGCAAAAGATGGAGTGCTATTCGTGCCATGCGACATGGACGCCGCAGTGCTACGGTTGTCACGTCAAGATTGACTACTCCGGCGGGAAGACCGGCTTCGACTGGACGGCGGCGGGGCATCGGCACGGACAGTGCGATCGTAACGGGGCAGGTGAAACGCAATATGAATTGCCGATTCCCGGTGAGACGACTGAGGAGCGGTCTTTCCTTCGGTGGGAGGACCCGGCGCTGGGCGTCAATGGCGAGGGTCGGGTGACGCCGATCGTGCCGGGGTGTCAGGTGGCCGTCACTGTCGTAGGCGAGGATGGCAAGGACATCATTCGGAACAAGATCTTCCGCGCGGAGCCATTTGCCGAGGGGGCGGGCGCTGAGGGGCCGATCGGGGTGGACACGAGCCCGACGCAGCCGCATACGATTCAGAAGCGGGCGCGCACCTGCGAGTCGTGTCACCTGTCGGACAAGGCGCTGGGATACGGCATTGACGGCGGACGGCTGACCAAGCCATGGGACGAGGCGCACTATGTCGATCTGACCACGGCGGACGGGCACGTGCTTTCGAAGAACGCGCGGCCGCAGATTGAGCCGATTGAGGGGCTGGTGGGAGACTGGTCGCGCGTGGTGACGGAGGACGGCCAGCAGATACAGACCGTCGGGCATCACTTCAAGCGGGATCGACCGCTGAACAACGAGGAGCGGGCCAACATGAGCCGGCAGGGGCTGTGTGTTTCGTGTCACACGGAAATTCCCGAGGGCTCGTTGGCGGTCAGTGCGCTGCATCATGCGGGCGAGTTCGTCGGGTTGCTGCCGAAGAATGCGGAGGCGCACTCGACGCTGGTGCATAAGTCGATCCTGACGGCGGCGTGGGCGCAGGTGCTGGCGCCGGTCGCGCTACTTACGGCCGGTATCGTGGTGATCGCCAGGCTTCGACGTCGGCGCAGGCTGCGGACGGCAGCATCGGAGATCAAGGAAGGCTGA
- a CDS encoding DUF1264 domain-containing protein has translation MAGNSKNRIGISIVASAVIIAAGLILGGPSWSSAQHEGHDHGDDADHAGHDHDGAMAKNPNHWGAPNGMHLYLCAFHISKERPSFAVEAHHYCSPQADMHQCVIYDGKGPGAKLLGIEYLVSDEQYQKLPASEKKYWHPHAYEIISGQLIAADLPKQGDDLFKGLIKSWGKTWHTWPDPTTKFPMGEPMLMWSANGDGQIDKAMLSKRDAQFGISTDDIRERRKSMGMEVPQIPPPKSIDELGRQFTASGPDAPKMLGGK, from the coding sequence ATGGCAGGCAATAGCAAGAATCGAATTGGAATCAGTATTGTCGCCTCGGCCGTCATCATCGCCGCGGGCCTGATTCTCGGCGGGCCGAGCTGGTCCTCGGCCCAGCACGAAGGTCACGATCATGGCGATGACGCCGATCACGCCGGTCACGATCACGACGGCGCCATGGCCAAGAACCCCAATCACTGGGGCGCGCCCAACGGAATGCATCTTTATCTCTGCGCGTTCCACATCTCCAAGGAGCGGCCCTCCTTCGCCGTCGAGGCCCATCACTACTGCTCGCCGCAGGCCGACATGCACCAGTGCGTGATCTACGACGGTAAGGGGCCCGGCGCGAAGCTGCTTGGCATCGAGTATCTCGTCAGCGACGAGCAGTATCAGAAGCTGCCCGCTTCGGAGAAGAAGTACTGGCATCCGCATGCCTACGAGATCATCTCCGGCCAGCTCATCGCCGCCGACCTGCCCAAGCAGGGCGACGACCTCTTCAAGGGACTCATCAAGTCGTGGGGCAAGACCTGGCACACCTGGCCCGATCCGACCACGAAGTTCCCCATGGGCGAGCCGATGCTGATGTGGTCGGCCAACGGCGACGGGCAGATCGACAAGGCCATGCTCTCGAAGCGCGACGCCCAGTTCGGCATCTCCACCGACGACATCCGCGAGCGCCGCAAGTCGATGGGCATGGAAGTGCCGCAGATTCCGCCGCCCAAGTCCATCGACGAACTCGGCCGGCAATTCACCGCGAGCGGGCCGGATGCCCCGAAGATGCTCGGCGGGAAGTAG
- a CDS encoding glycosyltransferase family 39 protein, whose amino-acid sequence MSAQPVKETIPAPLTTARPRSIAALVAIVLLGAGLRLWRLDAVPPGINQDEAVHAYDAWCLLKTGRDHDGAAWPIFFRAFGDYHPGPFVYTIIPFEAVLGLRVLAARLPAALIGVAGVPLAYLLMRKRYGENAGLLAAALLAISPWHVHLSRLAFEAGTCPTLLLLGYVLLQSAHLSQPAASLRGSGRARQLLILLTAGLVFGLTTWTYHAMRVVVPALLIATLWLYRRQARQLLQMPSARVSVFAVTGGLLIGLTPFLAATIHAPEQVWARAAAVVSGSGDQSIAAAGLSLLKNYASHFSPTFLFFHGDQSEIQSVPNYGQAHFLAMALLPLGIIHILRNWRGDRFGRLLLAWLLIGPVPAAFTNWHGGHALRGVGMLPALELISALGAVQLFQFAQKHSQSLARMATTALVGLMLVGTGLFCRRFFVEYPIRSAPAFQSEWADAFAEVKEKQDDYDLVLLSPDRSNQLGMLYLFWTQMDPAAYQKGDKDIEQLIGIERITRIGKVVFRPSAYLPILGPQLSPCARVLVVERPDIPVAGAKLMSFKLPDGREALVMYDLTTSDIPTAPPCPNDTPK is encoded by the coding sequence ATGAGCGCGCAACCGGTGAAGGAAACTATTCCCGCCCCATTAACCACCGCGCGCCCCAGAAGCATCGCCGCCCTGGTCGCGATCGTTCTCCTCGGCGCAGGCCTGCGACTCTGGCGGCTCGACGCCGTCCCCCCCGGCATCAATCAGGATGAAGCCGTCCACGCCTACGACGCGTGGTGCCTGCTCAAGACGGGGCGCGATCACGACGGTGCTGCCTGGCCGATCTTCTTTCGAGCATTCGGCGACTACCACCCCGGCCCCTTCGTTTACACGATCATTCCGTTCGAGGCAGTCCTGGGCCTTCGCGTTCTAGCGGCGCGTCTGCCCGCCGCGCTCATCGGAGTCGCGGGCGTCCCGCTTGCATATCTGCTCATGCGAAAACGCTACGGCGAAAACGCGGGGCTGCTCGCCGCCGCGCTGCTGGCGATCTCTCCATGGCACGTCCACCTCAGCCGCCTCGCATTTGAGGCCGGGACTTGCCCGACTCTGCTTCTACTGGGATACGTCCTGCTGCAATCCGCCCATCTCTCTCAGCCCGCCGCGTCTTTGCGCGGGTCGGGCCGCGCCCGGCAACTGCTCATCCTGCTCACCGCCGGGCTCGTCTTCGGGCTGACGACATGGACTTACCACGCCATGCGAGTAGTCGTTCCAGCCCTGCTGATCGCCACGCTCTGGCTTTATCGCCGCCAGGCGCGGCAGCTTCTGCAAATGCCGAGTGCGCGAGTGAGTGTCTTCGCCGTCACGGGCGGCCTCCTCATCGGCTTAACGCCGTTTCTCGCCGCGACGATCCACGCCCCCGAGCAGGTGTGGGCAAGGGCCGCGGCCGTCGTCAGCGGCTCAGGCGATCAATCCATCGCCGCCGCCGGACTATCCTTGCTGAAAAACTACGCGTCACATTTCTCGCCGACGTTCCTGTTTTTCCACGGAGACCAATCGGAAATCCAATCCGTGCCCAATTACGGACAAGCGCACTTCCTCGCGATGGCGCTCCTCCCATTGGGGATCATCCACATTCTCCGAAATTGGCGCGGCGACCGATTCGGCAGGCTCCTTCTCGCTTGGCTGCTCATCGGCCCCGTCCCCGCGGCCTTCACAAATTGGCACGGCGGCCACGCACTCCGCGGCGTAGGAATGCTCCCGGCTCTGGAACTCATCTCCGCGCTCGGTGCGGTCCAATTGTTTCAATTTGCCCAGAAGCATTCGCAATCGCTCGCGCGCATGGCGACCACCGCCCTGGTCGGACTCATGCTCGTCGGAACTGGCCTTTTCTGCCGGCGGTTCTTCGTCGAGTACCCGATCCGCTCCGCCCCCGCGTTTCAATCGGAATGGGCCGACGCATTTGCTGAAGTGAAGGAGAAACAGGACGACTACGACCTCGTCCTACTCTCCCCCGATCGCTCGAATCAACTCGGCATGCTCTACCTTTTCTGGACGCAAATGGACCCCGCCGCCTATCAGAAGGGCGACAAAGATATCGAGCAGCTCATCGGCATCGAGCGTATCACGCGCATCGGCAAGGTCGTCTTCCGCCCCAGCGCATACCTGCCGATCCTCGGCCCGCAGCTATCGCCGTGCGCCCGAGTGCTCGTCGTCGAGCGGCCCGATATTCCCGTCGCCGGCGCTAAACTGATGTCATTCAAGCTGCCCGATGGACGCGAAGCGCTGGTGATGTACGACCTAACGACCAGTGACATTCCCACCGCGCCACCCTGTCCAAACGACACGCCGAAGTAG
- a CDS encoding endonuclease → MISISNRKLATFLIALLGFCTTAFAQYDPPGNYYDPAIGLTGAPLKAALNSIIDGHTSISYSNREGPLKVLDQDPANSLNVLLVYSGVSVVNTQFPAGSANTEHLWPNSYGIDNSNPAYGDLNNLRPCDKNVNSARANKFYDDGGTLPAHPEAPLCRTDADSWEARDVEKGDLARAMFYMDTRYEGDGTDGFPRNLELTDNLATITNTNNNMGRLSTLISWHFRDQVSTEERIRNHTIYTTYQNNRNPFTDHPEYVWAIWGPTPNDSRLYVGVVEPADGVSNAIVDLGDVFPNAAVPGAQNVTLNKAGSNPTTYEITLTGAATSADAGLRQSFIEGVQSRVLSVGLATSTATVGVKSGSLIVNNTDLTSSGAGRGLDDGDDTADVTLRVLDHANASFASPADANTLMIDFGNVALGSGMQGIALSIHNLEATPGLTGKLDLDAVNGVGDTAVLTTDIAPFANLPAGSSQSFMAFVDPASLGGYSATYTIELSDEDIPGAAATPDLVLTLTANVVPGCPGADANCDEMVTTDDVAPFVDLLLGLGVPCSPCAGDVDANMTVDGADVAAFLAELLAP, encoded by the coding sequence ATGATCTCGATTTCCAACCGCAAGCTCGCGACATTCCTGATCGCGCTGCTCGGCTTTTGTACGACTGCGTTCGCGCAATACGACCCTCCGGGCAATTACTACGACCCGGCCATCGGGCTCACCGGCGCGCCGCTCAAGGCCGCCCTGAACAGCATCATCGACGGGCACACGTCGATCTCCTATTCCAATCGAGAAGGGCCCCTCAAGGTCCTCGATCAGGACCCCGCCAATTCGCTCAACGTCCTGCTGGTCTATTCCGGCGTCAGCGTCGTCAATACCCAGTTCCCGGCTGGTTCCGCGAATACCGAGCACCTCTGGCCCAACAGCTACGGAATCGACAACAGCAATCCGGCCTACGGCGATCTCAATAATCTGCGGCCTTGCGATAAGAATGTGAACAGCGCCCGGGCAAACAAGTTTTACGACGACGGCGGTACGCTCCCGGCGCACCCCGAAGCGCCGCTGTGCCGGACCGACGCCGATTCCTGGGAAGCCCGGGACGTGGAGAAGGGTGATCTCGCGCGAGCCATGTTTTATATGGACACGCGCTACGAGGGCGACGGCACCGACGGCTTTCCGCGCAACCTGGAACTAACCGACAACCTCGCCACGATCACAAACACCAACAACAACATGGGTCGGTTGTCCACTTTAATCAGTTGGCATTTCCGCGATCAGGTCAGCACCGAGGAGCGCATCCGCAACCACACGATCTACACGACCTACCAAAACAACCGCAACCCATTCACGGATCATCCCGAATATGTCTGGGCCATCTGGGGTCCGACGCCAAATGATTCGCGGCTCTATGTCGGTGTAGTGGAACCTGCGGACGGCGTCTCGAACGCCATCGTCGATCTCGGCGATGTGTTTCCCAATGCGGCCGTGCCCGGCGCGCAGAATGTGACGCTCAACAAGGCCGGCAGCAATCCGACCACCTATGAGATCACCCTGACCGGCGCCGCGACCTCGGCGGACGCGGGGCTTCGACAGTCATTCATCGAGGGCGTTCAAAGCCGCGTGCTCTCAGTGGGCCTGGCGACGTCGACCGCGACCGTCGGCGTGAAGTCGGGCAGCCTGATCGTGAACAACACCGATCTCACCTCCTCGGGGGCCGGCCGTGGGCTGGATGACGGCGACGACACCGCCGATGTCACGCTTCGCGTGCTGGATCATGCGAACGCCTCCTTCGCGAGTCCGGCCGACGCAAACACGCTCATGATTGACTTCGGCAACGTCGCACTCGGCAGCGGCATGCAGGGCATCGCGCTGAGCATTCACAATCTAGAGGCCACGCCCGGCCTGACCGGCAAGCTCGACCTCGATGCCGTCAACGGCGTCGGCGATACGGCCGTGCTCACGACCGACATCGCCCCATTCGCCAACCTTCCCGCCGGGTCCAGCCAGTCGTTCATGGCGTTCGTCGATCCGGCCTCCCTCGGCGGATACTCGGCCACCTATACCATCGAGCTTTCCGACGAGGACATCCCCGGAGCGGCCGCGACGCCCGATCTGGTCCTGACCCTGACGGCCAATGTCGTCCCCGGCTGCCCCGGCGCCGATGCGAATTGCGATGAAATGGTGACCACCGATGACGTGGCCCCTTTCGTCGATTTGCTGCTCGGCCTGGGCGTCCCCTGCTCGCCGTGTGCGGGCGATGTCGATGCCAACATGACCGTCGACGGGGCCGATGTCGCCGCCTTCCTCGCCGAACTGCTCGCGCCGTAA